One region of Pseudomonas glycinae genomic DNA includes:
- a CDS encoding STAS domain-containing protein, whose protein sequence is MERIPILQMGDFLLVTIQVDMHDQLALTLQDDLSERISKTSARGVLIDISALDMVDSFIGRMIGTISGLSKIMDAETMLVGMQPAVAITLVELGLYLPGVSTALNVERGMKLLQERVRQQ, encoded by the coding sequence ATGGAACGTATCCCGATTCTTCAGATGGGTGACTTCCTGCTGGTGACCATCCAGGTCGACATGCATGACCAACTCGCCCTCACCCTGCAAGACGACCTGTCCGAGCGCATCAGCAAGACCTCCGCGCGCGGCGTGCTGATCGACATCTCGGCGCTGGACATGGTCGATTCGTTCATCGGCCGGATGATCGGCACCATTTCCGGCCTGTCGAAAATCATGGACGCTGAAACCATGCTGGTCGGTATGCAACCGGCAGTGGCGATCACGCTGGTGGAGCTCGGTCTTTACCTGCCGGGCGTCAGCACCGCGCTGAACGTCGAGCGCGGAATGAAACTGCTGCAGGAACGAGTACGCCAGCAATGA
- a CDS encoding ATP-binding protein — protein sequence MNISGTLTQVLVIEDSSQIGHARRTAQRLAEQHGFGESDAGRVALVATELASNVLKHAGHGELHLRLLPRQGDDGIEMIAVDRAQGFDLDACMADGFSTGGTQGIGLGAVARQADVFDVFADHRGAVLLARLYPRSDRQVDMPYGVSQHSLHNDPACGDVWHLAIHGADVSALVVDGLGHGEDAERAARAGEKAFALNPFGAPTLLMEDMHREMIGSRGGAVAFAQFHAGRASLSFTGVGNIGASLIASDKSRGLASHPGIVGGQYRKAQPFDYAHVNGHLLIMYSDGLQSRWNLQDYPGLVHRHPAVIATVLHRDFCRGRDDVTVLVVALESAHD from the coding sequence ATGAACATCAGCGGGACATTGACCCAGGTGTTGGTGATCGAGGACAGCAGCCAGATCGGCCATGCCCGGCGTACGGCCCAGCGTCTGGCCGAGCAACACGGTTTTGGCGAAAGCGATGCCGGCCGCGTCGCGCTGGTGGCCACGGAGCTGGCGAGCAATGTGCTCAAGCATGCCGGGCACGGCGAACTTCACTTGCGTCTGTTGCCGCGTCAGGGTGACGACGGCATCGAGATGATTGCAGTCGACCGGGCGCAGGGCTTTGATCTGGATGCGTGCATGGCCGATGGTTTTTCCACCGGCGGTACTCAGGGCATCGGCCTGGGCGCCGTGGCACGCCAGGCCGATGTCTTCGATGTTTTTGCCGATCATCGCGGCGCGGTGCTGCTGGCTCGTTTATACCCACGCAGCGACCGGCAGGTGGATATGCCGTATGGTGTCAGCCAACACTCGCTGCACAACGACCCGGCCTGCGGTGATGTCTGGCATCTGGCGATCCACGGCGCTGACGTCAGTGCTCTGGTGGTCGACGGTCTGGGCCATGGCGAGGACGCCGAGCGTGCGGCCCGCGCCGGTGAAAAGGCCTTTGCCTTGAATCCGTTCGGTGCGCCGACGCTGCTGATGGAAGACATGCACCGTGAGATGATCGGTAGCCGGGGCGGCGCGGTGGCATTCGCGCAGTTTCACGCCGGCCGTGCCAGTCTGTCGTTCACCGGTGTCGGCAACATCGGTGCCAGCCTGATCGCTTCCGACAAGTCGCGCGGACTGGCCTCGCATCCGGGCATCGTCGGTGGCCAATACAGAAAAGCCCAGCCTTTTGACTATGCTCACGTGAACGGACATCTATTGATCATGTATAGCGACGGCTTGCAGTCCCGCTGGAACCTTCAGGATTACCCCGGTCTGGTGCATCGCCATCCCGCCGTGATTGCCACCGTCCTGCACCGCGACTTCTGCCGCGGGCGCGACGATGTCACCGTGCTGGTGGTTGCCCTGGAGTCCGCCCATGACTGA
- a CDS encoding STAS domain-containing protein, giving the protein MAALQNSTLNAIKNNQVQLLGEWINGLQTTGATRNLKEHDIQQQTGEFLQLVVSGLENDSGTNIAAPGWEGMRQFLEKLSHSRAQLGQDSQQTASFIFSLKGPLFALLQNHYRDQPALLAEQLWEISELFDAFGLYTIRTFQKSREAVIKRQQEELLELSTPVVKLWDGVLALPMIGTLDSQRTQVVMESLLQRIVDTGSEIAIIDITGVPTVDTLVAQHLLKTVTAIRLMGADCIISGVRPQIAQTIVHLGLDLQGVVTKANLADALKLALTRLGITLTKTV; this is encoded by the coding sequence ATGGCAGCACTGCAGAACAGCACACTTAATGCGATTAAAAACAATCAGGTTCAACTGCTGGGCGAATGGATCAACGGGCTTCAAACCACCGGCGCTACGCGCAACCTCAAAGAACACGACATACAGCAACAGACCGGCGAATTCCTGCAACTGGTGGTCAGTGGCCTGGAAAACGACAGCGGCACCAACATCGCCGCGCCGGGCTGGGAAGGCATGCGCCAGTTCCTCGAAAAACTCTCCCACAGCCGCGCCCAGCTCGGTCAGGATTCCCAGCAGACCGCCAGCTTCATTTTCTCGCTCAAGGGCCCGCTGTTCGCCCTGCTGCAAAACCATTATCGGGACCAGCCCGCCCTGCTCGCCGAACAGCTTTGGGAAATCTCCGAACTGTTCGATGCATTCGGCCTGTACACCATTCGCACGTTCCAGAAGTCCCGTGAAGCGGTGATCAAGCGCCAGCAGGAAGAACTGCTGGAGCTGTCGACCCCGGTGGTCAAACTGTGGGATGGCGTGCTCGCCCTACCGATGATCGGCACCCTCGATTCACAGCGCACCCAAGTGGTGATGGAATCGCTGCTGCAACGCATCGTCGACACCGGCTCGGAAATCGCCATCATCGACATCACTGGCGTGCCAACCGTCGACACGCTGGTCGCCCAACACCTGCTCAAGACCGTGACCGCGATCCGTCTGATGGGCGCCGACTGCATCATCAGCGGCGTGCGTCCGCAGATTGCCCAGACCATCGTGCACCTGGGCCTCGACCTGCAAGGCGTGGTCACCAAAGCCAATCTGGCCGACGCATTGAAGCTGGCCCTGACCCGTCTGGGCATCACCCTCACCAAGACGGTCTGA
- a CDS encoding anti-sigma regulatory factor produces MTVRSSGTQPINIEQDVVLARQTARKLATECGMRLIDLTKLVTAVSELARNTMVYGGGGDMDWQILDDNHKVGLRLTFRDEGPGIPDIKLAMTDGWTSGSGLGLGLTGAKRLVDEFELDTEPGKGTRITITRWT; encoded by the coding sequence ATGACCGTGCGCAGCAGCGGTACCCAACCGATCAACATCGAGCAGGATGTGGTGCTGGCGCGGCAAACGGCGCGCAAGCTGGCCACCGAGTGCGGCATGCGCCTGATCGACCTGACCAAACTGGTGACCGCCGTCAGTGAACTGGCGCGCAACACCATGGTGTATGGCGGTGGCGGAGACATGGACTGGCAGATCCTCGATGACAACCACAAGGTCGGCCTGCGCCTGACCTTTCGCGATGAAGGCCCGGGTATTCCCGACATCAAACTGGCGATGACCGACGGCTGGACCTCCGGCAGCGGTCTGGGCCTGGGCCTGACCGGGGCCAAGCGACTGGTAGATGAATTCGAACTGGACACCGAGCCCGGCAAAGGCACTCGCATAACGATCACCCGATGGACATGA